The following proteins are co-located in the Rhea pennata isolate bPtePen1 chromosome 2, bPtePen1.pri, whole genome shotgun sequence genome:
- the TMEM64 gene encoding transmembrane protein 64 gives MWGAGGAALQLLGRAVRQAAAQGARQDVGRWLSRAAGGGGGLEAAGAGALLLGPCAGAGALPPAGLLLCPLGEAGGGGGPALAEPRGGRCACCAPGTCWCKSCLSVCALAALCFASLALARQHLRDLLLWAEGLDSPAGVLLFAVGFIVVSFPCGWGYILLNVAAGYLYGFVLGMGLMVLGVLVGTSVAHVACKRLLARWALARIQGSERLSAVVRVVEGGGGLKVVALARLTPIPFGLQNAVFAITDLSLPNYLMASSVGLLPTQLLNSYLGTTLRTMEDVIAEQSVSGYFIFSLQIVISIGLMFYVVHRAQVELNAAIVACEMEMKTSLVKGSQPSISGSTTSCNKRTVAFSGGGINIV, from the exons atgtggggcgcgggcggcgcggcgctgcagCTCCTCGGCAGAGCCGTGAGGCaggcggcggcgcagggcgcCAGGCAGGACGTGGGCCGCTGGCTgtcgcgggcggcggggggcggcggcggcctggaggcggcgggggccggcgcgctgctgctggggccgtgcgcgggggcgggcgcgctgccgccggccgggctgctgctgtgcccgctgggcgaggcgggcggcggcggcggccccgcgctggccgagccccgcggcgggcgctgcgccTGCTGCGCGCCGGGCACCTGCTGGTGCAAGAGCTGCCTCAGCGTGTGCGCGCTGGCGGCGCTGTGCTTCGCCTCGCTGGCCCTGGCGCGCCAGCACCTGCGGGACCTGCTGCTCTGGGCCGAGGGCCTCGACAGCCCGGCCGGCGTGCTGCTCTTCGCCGTGGGCTTCATCGTGGTCTCCTTCCCCTGCGGCTGGGGCTACATCCTGCTCAACGTGGCCGCCGGCTACCTCTACGGCTTCGTGCTGGGCATGGGGCTGATGGTGCTGGGCGTCCTGGTGGGCACCTCGGTGGCCCACGTGGCCTGCAAGCGGCTGCTGGCGCGCTGGGCGCTGGCGAGGATCCAGGGCAGCGAGAGGCTCAGCGCCGTGGTGCGCGTCGtcgagggcggcggcggcctcaAGGTGGTGGCCCTGGCGCGGCTGACGCCCATCCCCTTCGGGCTGCAGAACGCCGTCTTCGCG ATTACAGATTTGTCATTACCCAATTACCTGATGGCTTCTTCAGTTGGGCTACTTCCTACTCAGCTCCTGAACTCATACTTGGGCACTACCTTGCGTACCATGGAGGATGTGATTGCAGAGCAAAGTGTTAGTGgatattttatattcagtttaCAG ATTGTCATAAGCATAGGACTCATGTTTTATGTTGTTCACCGAGCTCAAGTGGAACTGAATGCAGCCATTGTAGCatgtgaaatggaaatgaagacaTCCCTTGTTAAAGGCAGTCAACCGAGCATCAGTGGTTCAACCACATCATGCAACAAGAGGACAGTAGCATTTTCTGGGGGAGGGATCAATATTGTGTGA